A DNA window from Hevea brasiliensis isolate MT/VB/25A 57/8 chromosome 2, ASM3005281v1, whole genome shotgun sequence contains the following coding sequences:
- the LOC131177864 gene encoding uncharacterized protein LOC131177864 isoform X1 — protein MSKLNPDTSSHKPPPLSGLNNSFMTQNQLIDSLTAHISLYHSHSLPPNPNHNPNPRSSILKWFSSLSIYQRQAYLTTVDYKFTQLLIQMLGKVRTHGYGRFIILPDLPSTDLPSLCYKKSHGLLSRTAQSNESERLIFDSARLFGSREGEKIEECSCSIKCLDSVTVSESLVENVDEFVEAMDKVSSGGFLRGEESELGSDWVELEWLKAKGYYSIEAFLANRLEVALRLAWLNCSNSKKKGVKLKDKVTAAGVAANVFWRKKGCVDWWLNLDPETRKKFFTVTLGKAAKSLTHEIVKGASSALEDEMWLFKAGAEQPLKYIYAKSMPQTIQKLSVDAEFGSPITCTSPSGKDTSFVNLFNSLFVLQDVITLILPGQHSESDMSKVFFSTLGSVSSIADYVLRKLRGLVMLISLDCTKLELLGEGNFKCLTNKPKERLNSGSRKKKGKTQNVKKLNPAPGTGAKESSSNKSLKDPECAPAYSEKLDSVEFNETSNITHGKEIQGDILSSAVEMEHSQGLVLGKGRTATRKNKKGKNKNKNSSLNNLVEVRNSERSVAKAPCLAFISSDEAAKHGRISDRSSIQNASNDNLVGDVTVGLNMRLSSSANVSTKEGVVAQSIQEDCVAGCKGGICSIGSEHQQSSNSLIEDETIPSRVEMVNFNMDNNLTSNLVPVLEHDTFSSNEDINFQNEKTKAKSNLADKSVGTLSVKEEFTLIQGHNKNFSDARLTDPSECISYEWPSLTPVYFPSINSHLPPATDRLHLDVGRNWHNHIRQPFVPTVHQARNSPIDSGHNRTLSRPLPMSLDWPPVVRSTCGLAPSMTCNYDSGFISRGQPVFQHQSFTHNMPINAETADDERKNSGDFIDMPELANAQEVMDEYESHWISEEEMEVHAVSGIDYNQYFGGGVMYWNPSDHPGTGFSRPLSLSSDDSTWAWHEADINRAVDDMVAFSSSYSTNGLTSPTAASFCSPFDPLGPGHQALGYVVSGNEVPGKVLNSSSTVTDTATEEVAGSLANLSGDVEGKAGDSLPYPILPPIIIPTMSRERSRSDFKRSHDHKSPCVPPSRREQPRIKRPPSPVVLCVPRAPRPPPPSPVSDSRKHRGFPTVRSGSSSPRHWGMRGWYHEGSNLEEACVRMDGAEVVWPSWRNKNLSTRPMIQPLPGGLLQDRLIAMSQLGRDQEHPDVSFPLQPPELQNCPARKASLSLMHSLLHDEIDFFCKQVAAENMEKKPFINWAVKRVTRSLQVLWPRSRTNIFGSNATGLSLPTSDVDLVVCLPPVRNLEPIKEAGILEGRNGIKETCLQHAARYLANQEWVKNDSLKTVENTAIPIIMLVVEVPNDLINSATSNVQSPKEVSSRMTDEHENHVHCDKVGSEDSISPKCSQINDDSTKDVKSVRLDISFKSPSHTGLRTTELVKELTEQFPAATPLALVLKQFLADRSLDQSYSGGLSSYCLVLLITRFLQHEHHLGRPINQNWGSLLMDFLYFFGNVFDPRQMRISVQGSGIYVNRERGYSIDPIHIDDPLFPTNNVGRNCFRIHQCIKAFSEAYSILENELTSLPDDVDSCSRPAYRLLPKIIPSVNSL, from the exons ATGTCCAAACTCAACCCCGATACTTCATCTCACAAGCCACCCCCTTTGAGCGGTCTCAACAACTCATTCATGACTCAGAACCAACTCATCGACTCGCTCACTGCTCACATCTCTCTCTACCATTCTCACTCTCTTCCTCCCAATCCTAATCACAATCCCAATCCCAGGTCCTCTATCCTCAAATGGTTTTCGTCTCTCTCCATTTATCAACGCCAGGCTTATCTCACCACCGTCGATTATAAATTCACCCAGCTCCTTATTCAAATGCTTGGCAAAGTCCGCACGCACGGCTACGGCCGTTTCATCATCCTTCCTGACCTTCCCTCAACGGACCTCCCCAGCCTATGCTACAAGAAGTCACATGGCCTCTTGTCCCGAACCGCCCAGTCAAACGAGTCCGAACGCTTGATTTTCGACTCCGCCCGGCTTTTTGGCTCCAGAGAAGGCGAGAAGATCGAGGAATGTTCTTGTTCGATTAAGTGTTTAGATTCGGTGACTGTGAGCGAATCCTTGGTTGAAAATGTGGACGAGTTTGTTGAGGCAATGGATAAGGTGTCTAGTGGAGGATTTTTAAGGGGAGAAGAGAGCGAATTGGGATCGGATTGGGTAGAATTGGAGTGGCTAAAAGCTAAAGGTTATTATAGCATTGAGGCTTTTCTGGCAAATAGGTTAGAGGTTGCTTTGAGGCTGGCGTGGCTGAACTGTAGTAATAGTAAGAAAAAAGGGGTTAAATTGAAGGACAAAGTGACTGCTGCGGGTGTGGCCGCCAATGTATTTTGGAGGAAGAAGGGATGTGTCGATTGGTGGCTGAATTTGGATCCTGAAACGAGGAAGAAATTCTTCACTGTGACGCTGGGTAAAGCTGCAAAATCATTG ACACATGAGATTGTGAAGGGAGCGAGTTCTGCGCTGGAGGATGAGATGTGGCTGTTTAAAGCAGGAGCAGAACAGCCATTGAAGTACATTTATGCCAAGTCAATGCCACAAACTATCCAAAAACTCTCAGTTGATGCAGAGTTTGGTTCACCAATTACGTGTACTTCGCCCTCTGGGAAAGATACTTCTTTCGTCAATCTATTTAATAGTTTATTCGTTCTTCAGGATGTTATTACTTTGATATTACCAGGTCAGCATAGTGAGTCTGATATGTCAAAGGTATTTTTTAGCACTTTGGGCTCTGTCAGTAGCATTGCTGATTACGTATTGAGAAAACTACGGGGACTTGTTATGCTTATTTCACTTGATTGCACAAAGCTTGAACTTCTTGGGGAGGGAAATTTCAAGTGTTTAACCAATAAACCAAAGGAAAGGCTTAATTCAGGTAGCCGTAAGAAAAAAGGGAAGACTCAGAACGTGAAAAAGCTAAATCCTGCCCCTGGGACAGGTGCAAAAGAatcctcttccaacaaatctctcAAG GATCCCGAATGTGCACCGGCTTATTCTGAGAAGTTGGATTCAGTGGAGTTCAATGAGACATCCAATATAACTCATGGGAAGGAAATACAAGGAGACATATTGTCATCAGCAGTTGAAATG GAACACTCCCAAGGATTGGTTCTTGGAAAAGGGCGAACTGCTACGAGGAAGAACaagaaaggaaaaaataaaaataaaaattctagccTAAACAATCTGGTTGAAGTGAGAAATTCTGAAAGATCAGTGGCAAAAGCTCCCTGCTTGGCTTTTATCTCATCGGATGAGGCAGCAAAGCATGGCAGAATATCTGATAGGTCATCCATCCAGAATGCATCAAATGATAATTTAGTCGGTGATGTAACCGTTGGATTAAATATGAGGCTCAGTAGTTCTGCTAATGTGTCCACTAAGGAGGGTGTTGTTGCCCAAAGCATTCAAGAAGATTGTGTTGCTGGGTGCAAAGGAGGAATCTGCAGTATAGGTTCAGAGCATCAGCAGTCCTCAAACAGTCTGATTGAGGATGAAACTATACCTTCCAGAGTAGAAATGGTAAACTTTAACATGGACAATAATCTAACATCTAATTTAGTGCCTGTGCTGGAGCATGACACTTTTTCTAGCAATGAAGACATCAATTTTCAGAATGAAAAAACCAAGGCAAAATCAAATCTTGCTGACAAGTCAGTTGGAACTCTTAGTGTAAAAGAAGAATTTACCCTAATACAGggacataataaaaattttagtgatGCCAGGCTCACAGATCCTTCAGAATGCATTTCATATGAGTGGCCTAGTTTAACTCCTGTCTATTTTCCATCTATTAATTCACATCTTCCTCCTGCCACTGATAGATTGCATCTGGATGTTGGTCGCAATTGGCATAATCACATTCGCCAACCTTTTGTTCCCACAGTGCATCAGGCAAGAAATTCTCCCATTGATAGTGGGCACAACCGAACTTTGTCTCGACCATTGCCAATGAGTTTAGACTGGCCCCCAGTGGTTAGGAGCACTTGCGGATTAGCACCATCCATGACATGTAATTATGATTCTGGATTTATATCAAGAGGCCAGCCTGTGTTTCAGCACCAGAGTTTCACTCATAATATGCCGATTAATGCAGAGACTGCTGATGATGAGAGAAAGAATTCAGGGGATTTTATAGACATGCCTGAATTAGCTAATGCACAGGAAGTGATGGATGAATATGAAAGCCACTGGATATCAGAGGAAGAAATGGAAGTGCATGCGGTTTCTGGTATAGATTATAATCAGTACTTTGGTGGTGGTGTGATGTATTGGAATCCTTCTGATCATCCAGGGACAGGTTTCTCTCGACCTCTTTCCCTTAGTTCTGATGATAGCACATGGGCTTGGCATGAAGCTGACATTAATAGGGCAGTTGATGACATGGTTGCCTTCTCTTCTTCTTATAGTACTAATGGTTTGACTTCACCAACTGCTGCTTCCTTTTGTTCTCCTTTTGATCCTTTGGGCCCTGGACACCAGGCACTTGGTTATGTTGTATCAGGAAATGAAGTACCTGGCAAGGTCCTTAATTCTTCATCAACAGTGACGGACACAGCTACAGAGGAGGTTGCAGGATCTTTGGCCAATTTGTCAGGTGATGTTGAAGGGAAGGCAGGAGATTCACTTCCTTACCCCATATTGCCTCCTATCATCATTCCAACTATGTCAAGGGAAAGATCGAGATCTGATTTTAAGCGTAGTCATGATCATAAAAGTCCATGTGTTCCTCCTTCTAGGAGGGAACAACCTCGGATAAAGAGACCACCATCACCTGTAGTGCTTTGTGTTCCACGGGCTCCGCGTCCACCACCTCCCTCGCCTGTGAGTGACTCTAGAAAACACCGGGGTTTCCCTACTGTTAGATCTGGTAGCTCCAGCCCAAGACATTGGGGTATGAGAGGTTGGTACCATGAAGGAAGTAACTTGGAGGAAGCTTGTGTACGTATGGATGGTGCTGAAGTTGTTTGGCCTTCTTGGAGGAATAAAAATCTTTCTACTCGCCCAATGATTCAGCCTCTCCCTGGAGGTTTGCTGCAAGATCGTCTGATTGCTATGTCCCAACTAGGACGTGACCAGGAACAT CCAGATGTATCATTTCCACTTCAACCACCTGAGTTGCAGAACTGTCCAGCACGAAAGGCATCTCTTTCTTTGATGCACAGCCTCCTCCATGATGAAATTGACTTTTTCTGCAAGCAG GTTGCTGCAGAAAATATGGAGAAGAAGCCTTTTATTAATTGGGCTGTCAAGCGGGTTACCAGGTCTCTCCAAGTCCTATGGCCCAGGTCTAGAACAAACATCTTTGGATCAAATGCAACTGGTTTGTCCCTTCCAACAAGTGATGTTGACCTTGTGGTTTGTCTTCCTCCAGTGAGGAACTTG GAGCCTATCAAGGAGGCTGGGATTTTAGAGGGCCGTAACGGTATTAAAGAAACATGCCTTCAG CATGCTGCAAGGTATCTTGCAAACCAAGAGTGGGTGAAAAATGATTCATTGAAGACTGTGGAAAATACAGCT ATACCTATTATTATGCTTGTCGTGGAGGTTCCTAATGATCTGATTAACTCTGCCACTTCTAATGTACAATCACCGAAGGAGGTGTCATCTCGTATGACTGATGAACATGAAAACCATGTTCACTGCGATAAAGTTGGTTCAGAAGACTCGATTTCACCAAAGTGCTCACAAATTAATGATGATAGTACGAAGGATGTGAAATCAGTTCGTCTGGACATCAGCTTTAAGTCTCCATCACATACTGGGCTCCGAACTACAGAACTG GTAAAAGAGCTTACTGAGCAATTTCCAGCCGCAACACCTCTAGCTTTGGTACTAAAACAGTTCTTGGCAGATCGTAGCCTTGATCAATCCTACTCTGGTGGCTTAAGTTCCTATTGCTTG GTGCTACTAATTACACGTTTTCTGCAGCATGAGCATCATCTTGGGCGTCCTATTAATCAA AATTGGGGAAGCCTTCTGATGGATTTTCTTTACTTCTTTGG AAATGTGTTTGATCCTCGCCAAATGCGTATCTCAGTTCAGGGAAGTGGAATATATGTAAACAGGGAAAGAGGTTATAG TATTGATCCAATACACATCGATGATCCTCTTTTTCCAACGAATAATGTGGGGAGAAACTGCTTTAGGATACATCAATGTATCAAG GCATTTTCAGAGGCCTATTCTATATTGGAGAATGAGCTGACATCCCTTCCTGATGATGTTGATTCGTGTTCAAGGCCAGCATACAGACTGCTTCCTAAAATCATCCCAAGTGTTAATTCATTATAG
- the LOC131177864 gene encoding uncharacterized protein LOC131177864 isoform X3, whose protein sequence is MSKLNPDTSSHKPPPLSGLNNSFMTQNQLIDSLTAHISLYHSHSLPPNPNHNPNPRSSILKWFSSLSIYQRQAYLTTVDYKFTQLLIQMLGKVRTHGYGRFIILPDLPSTDLPSLCYKKSHGLLSRTAQSNESERLIFDSARLFGSREGEKIEECSCSIKCLDSVTVSESLVENVDEFVEAMDKVSSGGFLRGEESELGSDWVELEWLKAKGYYSIEAFLANRLEVALRLAWLNCSNSKKKGVKLKDKVTAAGVAANVFWRKKGCVDWWLNLDPETRKKFFTVTLGKAAKSLTHEIVKGASSALEDEMWLFKAGAEQPLKYIYAKSMPQTIQKLSVDAEFGSPITCTSPSGKDTSFVNLFNSLFVLQDVITLILPGQHSESDMSKVFFSTLGSVSSIADYVLRKLRGLVMLISLDCTKLELLGEGNFKCLTNKPKERLNSGSRKKKGKTQNVKKLNPAPGTGAKESSSNKSLKDPECAPAYSEKLDSVEFNETSNITHGKEIQGDILSSAVEMEHSQGLVLGKGRTATRKNKKGKNKNKNSSLNNLVEVRNSERSVAKAPCLAFISSDEAAKHGRISDRSSIQNASNDNLVGDVTVGLNMRLSSSANVSTKEGVVAQSIQEDCVAGCKGGICSIGSEHQQSSNSLIEDETIPSRVEMVNFNMDNNLTSNLVPVLEHDTFSSNEDINFQNEKTKAKSNLADKSVGTLSVKEEFTLIQGHNKNFSDARLTDPSECISYEWPSLTPVYFPSINSHLPPATDRLHLDVGRNWHNHIRQPFVPTVHQARNSPIDSGHNRTLSRPLPMSLDWPPVVRSTCGLAPSMTCNYDSGFISRGQPVFQHQSFTHNMPINAETADDERKNSGDFIDMPELANAQEVMDEYESHWISEEEMEVHAVSGIDYNQYFGGGVMYWNPSDHPGTGFSRPLSLSSDDSTWAWHEADINRAVDDMVAFSSSYSTNGLTSPTAASFCSPFDPLGPGHQALGYVVSGNEVPGKVLNSSSTVTDTATEEVAGSLANLSGDVEGKAGDSLPYPILPPIIIPTMSRERSRSDFKRSHDHKSPCVPPSRREQPRIKRPPSPVVLCVPRAPRPPPPSPVSDSRKHRGFPTVRSGSSSPRHWGMRGWYHEGSNLEEACVRMDGAEVVWPSWRNKNLSTRPMIQPLPGGLLQDRLIAMSQLGRDQEHPDVSFPLQPPELQNCPARKASLSLMHSLLHDEIDFFCKQKIWRRSLLLIGLSSGLPGLSKSYGPGLEQTSLDQMQLVCPFQQVMLTLWFVFLQ, encoded by the exons ATGTCCAAACTCAACCCCGATACTTCATCTCACAAGCCACCCCCTTTGAGCGGTCTCAACAACTCATTCATGACTCAGAACCAACTCATCGACTCGCTCACTGCTCACATCTCTCTCTACCATTCTCACTCTCTTCCTCCCAATCCTAATCACAATCCCAATCCCAGGTCCTCTATCCTCAAATGGTTTTCGTCTCTCTCCATTTATCAACGCCAGGCTTATCTCACCACCGTCGATTATAAATTCACCCAGCTCCTTATTCAAATGCTTGGCAAAGTCCGCACGCACGGCTACGGCCGTTTCATCATCCTTCCTGACCTTCCCTCAACGGACCTCCCCAGCCTATGCTACAAGAAGTCACATGGCCTCTTGTCCCGAACCGCCCAGTCAAACGAGTCCGAACGCTTGATTTTCGACTCCGCCCGGCTTTTTGGCTCCAGAGAAGGCGAGAAGATCGAGGAATGTTCTTGTTCGATTAAGTGTTTAGATTCGGTGACTGTGAGCGAATCCTTGGTTGAAAATGTGGACGAGTTTGTTGAGGCAATGGATAAGGTGTCTAGTGGAGGATTTTTAAGGGGAGAAGAGAGCGAATTGGGATCGGATTGGGTAGAATTGGAGTGGCTAAAAGCTAAAGGTTATTATAGCATTGAGGCTTTTCTGGCAAATAGGTTAGAGGTTGCTTTGAGGCTGGCGTGGCTGAACTGTAGTAATAGTAAGAAAAAAGGGGTTAAATTGAAGGACAAAGTGACTGCTGCGGGTGTGGCCGCCAATGTATTTTGGAGGAAGAAGGGATGTGTCGATTGGTGGCTGAATTTGGATCCTGAAACGAGGAAGAAATTCTTCACTGTGACGCTGGGTAAAGCTGCAAAATCATTG ACACATGAGATTGTGAAGGGAGCGAGTTCTGCGCTGGAGGATGAGATGTGGCTGTTTAAAGCAGGAGCAGAACAGCCATTGAAGTACATTTATGCCAAGTCAATGCCACAAACTATCCAAAAACTCTCAGTTGATGCAGAGTTTGGTTCACCAATTACGTGTACTTCGCCCTCTGGGAAAGATACTTCTTTCGTCAATCTATTTAATAGTTTATTCGTTCTTCAGGATGTTATTACTTTGATATTACCAGGTCAGCATAGTGAGTCTGATATGTCAAAGGTATTTTTTAGCACTTTGGGCTCTGTCAGTAGCATTGCTGATTACGTATTGAGAAAACTACGGGGACTTGTTATGCTTATTTCACTTGATTGCACAAAGCTTGAACTTCTTGGGGAGGGAAATTTCAAGTGTTTAACCAATAAACCAAAGGAAAGGCTTAATTCAGGTAGCCGTAAGAAAAAAGGGAAGACTCAGAACGTGAAAAAGCTAAATCCTGCCCCTGGGACAGGTGCAAAAGAatcctcttccaacaaatctctcAAG GATCCCGAATGTGCACCGGCTTATTCTGAGAAGTTGGATTCAGTGGAGTTCAATGAGACATCCAATATAACTCATGGGAAGGAAATACAAGGAGACATATTGTCATCAGCAGTTGAAATG GAACACTCCCAAGGATTGGTTCTTGGAAAAGGGCGAACTGCTACGAGGAAGAACaagaaaggaaaaaataaaaataaaaattctagccTAAACAATCTGGTTGAAGTGAGAAATTCTGAAAGATCAGTGGCAAAAGCTCCCTGCTTGGCTTTTATCTCATCGGATGAGGCAGCAAAGCATGGCAGAATATCTGATAGGTCATCCATCCAGAATGCATCAAATGATAATTTAGTCGGTGATGTAACCGTTGGATTAAATATGAGGCTCAGTAGTTCTGCTAATGTGTCCACTAAGGAGGGTGTTGTTGCCCAAAGCATTCAAGAAGATTGTGTTGCTGGGTGCAAAGGAGGAATCTGCAGTATAGGTTCAGAGCATCAGCAGTCCTCAAACAGTCTGATTGAGGATGAAACTATACCTTCCAGAGTAGAAATGGTAAACTTTAACATGGACAATAATCTAACATCTAATTTAGTGCCTGTGCTGGAGCATGACACTTTTTCTAGCAATGAAGACATCAATTTTCAGAATGAAAAAACCAAGGCAAAATCAAATCTTGCTGACAAGTCAGTTGGAACTCTTAGTGTAAAAGAAGAATTTACCCTAATACAGggacataataaaaattttagtgatGCCAGGCTCACAGATCCTTCAGAATGCATTTCATATGAGTGGCCTAGTTTAACTCCTGTCTATTTTCCATCTATTAATTCACATCTTCCTCCTGCCACTGATAGATTGCATCTGGATGTTGGTCGCAATTGGCATAATCACATTCGCCAACCTTTTGTTCCCACAGTGCATCAGGCAAGAAATTCTCCCATTGATAGTGGGCACAACCGAACTTTGTCTCGACCATTGCCAATGAGTTTAGACTGGCCCCCAGTGGTTAGGAGCACTTGCGGATTAGCACCATCCATGACATGTAATTATGATTCTGGATTTATATCAAGAGGCCAGCCTGTGTTTCAGCACCAGAGTTTCACTCATAATATGCCGATTAATGCAGAGACTGCTGATGATGAGAGAAAGAATTCAGGGGATTTTATAGACATGCCTGAATTAGCTAATGCACAGGAAGTGATGGATGAATATGAAAGCCACTGGATATCAGAGGAAGAAATGGAAGTGCATGCGGTTTCTGGTATAGATTATAATCAGTACTTTGGTGGTGGTGTGATGTATTGGAATCCTTCTGATCATCCAGGGACAGGTTTCTCTCGACCTCTTTCCCTTAGTTCTGATGATAGCACATGGGCTTGGCATGAAGCTGACATTAATAGGGCAGTTGATGACATGGTTGCCTTCTCTTCTTCTTATAGTACTAATGGTTTGACTTCACCAACTGCTGCTTCCTTTTGTTCTCCTTTTGATCCTTTGGGCCCTGGACACCAGGCACTTGGTTATGTTGTATCAGGAAATGAAGTACCTGGCAAGGTCCTTAATTCTTCATCAACAGTGACGGACACAGCTACAGAGGAGGTTGCAGGATCTTTGGCCAATTTGTCAGGTGATGTTGAAGGGAAGGCAGGAGATTCACTTCCTTACCCCATATTGCCTCCTATCATCATTCCAACTATGTCAAGGGAAAGATCGAGATCTGATTTTAAGCGTAGTCATGATCATAAAAGTCCATGTGTTCCTCCTTCTAGGAGGGAACAACCTCGGATAAAGAGACCACCATCACCTGTAGTGCTTTGTGTTCCACGGGCTCCGCGTCCACCACCTCCCTCGCCTGTGAGTGACTCTAGAAAACACCGGGGTTTCCCTACTGTTAGATCTGGTAGCTCCAGCCCAAGACATTGGGGTATGAGAGGTTGGTACCATGAAGGAAGTAACTTGGAGGAAGCTTGTGTACGTATGGATGGTGCTGAAGTTGTTTGGCCTTCTTGGAGGAATAAAAATCTTTCTACTCGCCCAATGATTCAGCCTCTCCCTGGAGGTTTGCTGCAAGATCGTCTGATTGCTATGTCCCAACTAGGACGTGACCAGGAACAT CCAGATGTATCATTTCCACTTCAACCACCTGAGTTGCAGAACTGTCCAGCACGAAAGGCATCTCTTTCTTTGATGCACAGCCTCCTCCATGATGAAATTGACTTTTTCTGCAAGCAG AAAATATGGAGAAGAAGCCTTTTATTAATTGGGCTGTCAAGCGGGTTACCAGGTCTCTCCAAGTCCTATGGCCCAGGTCTAGAACAAACATCTTTGGATCAAATGCAACTGGTTTGTCCCTTCCAACAAGTGATGTTGACCTTGTGGTTTGTCTTCCTCCAGTGA